The sequence below is a genomic window from Gadus morhua chromosome 12, gadMor3.0, whole genome shotgun sequence.
TTGGCTTTTTAAAGATACCATGTCCGATTAGAGACACTTAGAGTTTAAATATGACTGTAACCCACCATCCTGGGACAGAGTTTGGAGCCAAACAATTTCCTGAGGGACAGAATGAAGGACTCATGAACTTTGGCGCTCATTCCCTCAAAATGGCTGCAAGACAGGATCACCACTTCCCTGGGATGGGACTCCAACCATGTGGCCACAGACGCCAGCGTCTCCTATGGAAGGTGAGGCGTTCGCCAGAAAAGGGGTATGAGTGTACTGGAGAGTAAATGCAGTggtcaattaaaatatatattatatagatgaGGTTGACTCTTTCCCACCAAAACAGATAGGTGTGAGTAAATGACGTGAGTGAAGAAAAGGTAGTTGGAGGAGTCGTGAGGTTTCCGTGCGATGCGGAGGTCGAAGTATCGGATCCCCATATGAAGTTGGTCCCCGATGCTTTTATGCTGCAGATGGGATAACCATCAGTTCAACAAGACAGATCAGATGATATGCAAACAAGCTATTGTGAAGGACAGGCTATGCTGGTTGCAATTTGGCAATTTCGTTTTCGTTTTCACTTCTCTTTCATAATTAACTTTTTTACAAATAAAGAACATGCAATATTACTTCATTATCCTTTTTCTTTTGCATCATCAAGCATGAAACAATACTAACGTTGCACATcctcataatacagataacacaTCGCTCCGAGCAGTGAAGGCTGTTTTAAAGGTCCTGTTCTGTGAGAACACTGTCACCTACAACTAAAGAGCGATAGTAATACACAGTCACAAAACAAAACTTAGTGTTTTTCTGCTTGTTTTATATGTTACGACATACATTgagaaacaaacaactaagccgCCACTTGATCGACCCCCAATAAGTACGTCCACCACTTGTGTATAAGTTTGTTATAACTTTATCTTATTATCCACACGTCTTACCTGCGTGGTGGCCCACCTGAGGATCACGGGCCGCGAGAAGCACCTGAACAGCCGGTCTAGGAGTCTGATGAGGACGGGCTGTGACTGGACCATGGGGGACTTCATATCCAGACAGTAGCTCATCGCGTCGTGGCTGCCTGGTCTCACGTCAACACAACACATTCGATCCAACACAAGTTTTGAATTGTATTAGTGATAGTGATGATCTTCCTCACTGGTTTATCACCGATCATAATATAATATTACCCGGTATGGCTAGGTTGGATAATGGGATGTCCCACAGCTCCTCTGGTAAACGGGACATCCATTCCTCGTAGTCCTGGGTAAGAAAGCCGTCCGTGGAAGAGT
It includes:
- the plcxd1.2 gene encoding PI-PLC X domain-containing protein 1; translated protein: MSDDKHSSTDGFLTQDYEEWMSRLPEELWDIPLSNLAIPGSHDAMSYCLDMKSPMVQSQPVLIRLLDRLFRCFSRPVILRWATTQHKSIGDQLHMGIRYFDLRIARKPHDSSNYLFFTHVIYSHLSVLETLASVATWLESHPREVVILSCSHFEGMSAKVHESFILSLRKLFGSKLCPRMEAVPTLRSLWSNRWQVLLSYEDQSAARYPELWPAIPYWWANQPTAQGVINYLDRRKAMGRPDGLFVSGLNLTANLCFMVLEWDQSLWTLSQENWDQLSVWLQKQTPGYSLQSLNIIAGDFVGPIPFCPLVIALNQRFLLHTT